Below is a genomic region from Triticum dicoccoides isolate Atlit2015 ecotype Zavitan chromosome 5A, WEW_v2.0, whole genome shotgun sequence.
GTTAGCCAGCAATAATGGTTCAGTTAGTGCTTTGTTTCCAAGTATTGGCCGGCTATAAAGATTCAACAGTGGTTTGTTTCTCATGTGCTAGCCGGCTATAATTCAGTTTGTTAGCGTGGTGTTTACAAATAAAAGCCTGGCCACCTTGAtgaacaaggcaaggcaaacaagagatCCGTCTGCTTGCTCACCCCCTGTTCACTCCTCGTCGCTGTTACCCCAGCCGAGAGCCATTCTTGGCGCCACGGCCGGCGCCAAGCCCAAGCCACGACCAATCATCCATCCTCCAATATGGTGAGCCGGGCAGTGGAGGTCAGGGAACATTCACAATGCTCATACCTGGCTCCATTGGAAACATACTACCACACTAAGAAGTGCTTTAGGTTACAAAAGTGATCCACTTGCATCATACACCGCAAGCTACTTCCATACTACTAGTTCAGTTCTCCCTGGCAAATGTACACATACTGAACCGCAGGCACACAGGAGGATGCTGGAACTTAGCCCAGTAGAACAAACTTGTCGTCCACCTTCCGAAGGACGTGAACGGTCATCGTCGCCTTCCTTGCGCCTTTCATCAGCTCGAAGACGCACACGTAGCCCTCGCGCAGCCTATTGTCACGAACAAACTTGCTCCAGCGCCGGCAGTTGAAGCCTCGGGTGACACTCCCGTGGTAGTACTTCAGATACCATTTCTCTTTTCTGTTTGGCCTGAGAAGCAGCATCTCATGTGATCTCCCCTCGAGATGATCAGCTGCAAATTTGCTTGGGACGATCTGCAGGCAGAGCATTATCAGGTTCAGTATTGATTAGATACCACAAGCTCAGCAGCATCATGGATAGTCTTAACTGCAATCTTGAATATATCAGTAAGAAAATCACTATATTTTAAGGTACCATTTCTTAGATTATATATTCAGGAACCTAGGAAACAAAAAGACATCATCTAGGGAAAGGAAAACAAAAAGATGACTATATGAAAGTTCTGCCCAAAATCCCAATCTAACAGAGAGAACTGCTGTTTCCCCATACAAAGCAAGCATTTTGTTTTGGGTTCCATTATCAGCTAAAATTGGAACAAGTATCCAGCGGTTTtcagcaaaaacaaaacaaaagcagAAGTTCTATGTATGTACTTTTCTTCCTAATagcaaaaaaaattaaactaaccagGAAGTTGTTCGTGCGGCGAACATGAGTCTTCTGCAGGACAGCCACATACACAGGGTTGCCTAATTGAATTGATGCCAGCCCGAATATTTCCTCTCGATCATCTTCACTCAGGCAATTTGCAAACcttgagtagtagtagtagtcggatTCAGTGTGGTGGTCAtcactttcctcttcttcctctactgcCTCATTCTTAAGAAAATAGTTGTTGTTCTTTGGAGATTCAGTCTCTTTCCCTGTGGAAAATGCGCATTATGTTCACCAAAGTATTTATGTCAAAATGATCAAGTACAACACAGTCACTCTTGATTATATATGGTTTTAGGCTTATGCATTAGCTGACAGCATCAGTGCCACACAAGAGCAAGCTGTGAGGAGATGCTGCAAACTTGTATTGACTTTGCTTACTTGGTTTCTTTGAAGTAGAGGCCTTGTGAGTAGACCGAACCAGCTGAGATAGTGGCATGCTAGTATCATTAGAATCACTCAAAATGCAGTGCTCTTCACCGTGTTGACACACAATGTTATCAAACTGTTTGCGCATGTTGGTACCCTTTTTACTGGCAAAGAAACATGAAACCTTCTCGCAGCCACCTGCGTCAAAGATGAGTACATCAAAGGAGCCATTGCCACTGCATTTGAAGAACAAGAGGTCATTCTCCTGCAGTTCGTGAGCCCTGGCAAATTCCACCCATCCTGGCATGAAGAACAGCTCATCGGCAATCTTTTCGACACCAACGCGCCATTCCTCGCCGCTTGGTGCTTTGAGTGTGAATCCTCCATTGGTGATCTTCCCGATGAAATTGTTGGCAATCTTCTCTGGTATGCTCTGAGATGAACACAGTAATCAGGCATCTCATACAATTAGTTTTCCACAGTGGATGATAATGCAGCAAAAAATCCCTTTAGATGACATGAAACGACTGTCATTCAGAAAGGGAAAAAATGTTCTTGAAAATAAAAAGGTAGCACTAGTATATATCCATAGTGGATACTCCACTTCATACTCACAATGCGCTGCTGAAAATCTCCTGTCATGAACTTGAAGAAGCTGATCTTGCTCACATCCTCCATGTGCTCCCAGTAGTAGTGCTCCTGCCACTCCCTGCACCTCCCACACCTTCCCTTCCCATCCACCATCAACTCACCTGCCACCACCATTGCAGATGTGCATGAAGCTTCGTCAGTTGCCAAGGCCCCAAATCCATGGATGCGATGCAAGGAAAGCAGAGTATGTGCGTACATCTGAATGCAGCTGACCCTGACCtgaggaaggaggagaggaggagatgagtTCTTGGCTTCTCCGACGAGGCTGTTGTAACTTTTCTCCTTGATGTTAACGATAAGAGGCTGCTTTGATGAGTGAGGGTGGGAGGAGTGGTTCCTAGTAGTAAAATTTGACAGGTGTTACCACCGGGAGAGGTAAACTGGCAGACCTTGACACTGGCAAGTAGGGTCAGGGTTGGACACGTGTTAGTATGGTGAATAAAATTGATGCTCGGTGGAGAGAACAGTGATGCGTAAAAAAGGGGAAGGAACTGAACTGAGTGAACACACAAGATGTGTGAACAGCCAGGCGGGTTCGGACCAATATTTTAGCGACTAGAGACAATAAGTTGCAAAGAAGTAAACATGAAACAATTCACACCACCTCTAAAAAACAATCCTTGTACTAATTCACTACACAGCTCACAGCTTCAAGTAGCCACATTTCTTCAGTGAACTGCCCAAAAGCCCGTACCCCATCCTCGGACCGGTTCGGTCGTTTGTTTCTTCGCAAATCGAAAATAAGTAGAAAGGAAGGCTTTGCGGGTGTCTGGATCGCTGCCAGTACACGTTTGAAACCCTCTCTCGCGCCTTTTTCGCACGAAGCAGTTGCCGCGTACTTATGCCGGTCAGCGCCGCTTCGGAGCGCCAGTTAGCATTCAAGCAGCGCCCTGCCTATGCCACGTTCCGTGTACATGCTGCATTCAAAGTCACTCGTTTGTTCGCCTTTCTTTATTGAACATTTGCAGTTGCCAAGAAACCCACTTCAATTTCAACATGTGAACGCCACCCATCCATCCGCCTATCGGCCGGCATAACTCACCCCGCCGCTTGGCCTAGCCGACGCCCGCTATTTATACGTGGCTAGGCCCGGCAACAGCCGCATCACACCTCCCTCTCCTCTATGGACCACACCAGCATCATGGTCTCGAGCTCCAAACCCTTGTGGGACGGCCTCTCCGGCCGCTCGATGTCCGCCACCACATTTCAATCGCCGTCTGCTCAGGAGCTACACTTATCTAACAATCAAGTAGCCATGCCATCACGCCGACGGATCAGGAGCTACCCTTATCTAACGCTGGAGCGTCAGCTGCAACTCCTTAAGCAGATACGGGCAAGGCGCGAAGCCTGGATCATCGCGGTGCTACCGCTGAACACGGTGGATCTGGAAGAGGAGTTCGAGGAGGAGCAGGAcgcagagaaggaagaggacgTGGGAGACTCAAGTCAGAGGTGGAGGCGGAGGCCAACCGCCGTATCCTCCAGGCGAAGCAGGAAGCGGACGTCGATGAGATGCTTGCCTATATGGATGAGAAGGAGGAGCCGGAGCCCTCCTACGCGCCCGTCTACCTGGCGCCCGGCATGGAGATCTTGGACATCTCCGACGACGAAGAAGCCTAGTTTAGGCTAGTGTGATTTGCATATTATGTAGATTTTTTATGCTTTCTATGGATCTAAGGGATGAAATATGAGGTACTCGGATGCATAGCAGAAAATATGAGGTGTGACGGTTCACTATCCATGGACACGTCCGGTCGTGACCGTGGtcgtttgaggggccggatttggtGTCCACGGCTGTAGATGCTCTGATATGGTGAACCGGGCACTGGAGGTCAGTGAACATTCACAATGCTCACACCTGGTTCCATTGGAACCGTATCCACCAAGAAGTTAGCTTTAGGTGACAAACTGGTGCACTTGCATCATATGGCTGCATGGCACtgcaagctactccctccgtttggaattacttgACTTCATTTGTATACAAATTTGTACTAGCTTAGCTCTCTCTCCAAGTCatctaattccgaacggagggagtacttctgtgCTACTAGTTCAGTTCTCCGTGACACATTTACACACACTGAACCTCAGGCACATAAGAGGATGCTGGAACTTAGCCCAGTAGAACAAACTTGTCGTCCACCTTCCGAAGGACGTGGACCGTCATCGTCGCCTTCCTCGCGCCTTTCATCAGCTCGAAGATGCAGACGTAGCCCTCGCGCAGCATATTATCACGAACAAACTTGTTCCAGCGCCGGCTGTTGAAGCCTCGGGTGACCCTGCTGTGGTAGTACTTCAGACACCATTTCTCTTTCCTGTTTGGCCTGAGAAGCAGCATCTCATATGATCTCCCCTGAAGATGATCAGCTGCAAATTTGCTGGAGATGATCTGCGAATTACGGGAGGTGGTCATTAACTGGTTCACAAATTGCGGTAGTAGTTCAGAAGCAGCATGGAATTGGACTAGCTGTTGAAAATTGAAATGGTCTTAACTGCTGTCATTCTTGTAGTATATCACTATATGTTTAGGTACCTTTTTTTAGATTATATATTCAGGTACCTAGGAAACAGAAAGATGAAGTACATGAAAGCTTTTGCCTAGAAGCCCAATCTACAACAGAGAGAAGTTCTATATTTTTTCCCATACATAGTGGAAGCAAGTATCCTGCGGTTTTAAGCAAAAGCAAAACAAAGGTGGAAGTTCTATGTATGTACTTTTCAACCTAATAGCAGAATAATTAAACTAACCAGTAAGTTGTTTGCAGGGCGAACGTGAGCCTTCTGCAGGACAACCACATATACAGGGTTGCCTGACTGAATTGATATCTGCCTGAATATTTCCTCTCGTTCATCTTCGCTCAGGCAATTGGCAATCCTTGAGTAGTAGTAGTTGTTGGATTCAGTGTGGTCGTCAtcactttcctcttcttgctccacCTCGTTCTTAAGATAATAGTTGCTGCTGTTTGGAGATCCATTCTCTTTCCCTGTGGAAAATTACACATTATGTCGAAAAAATGATGAAGTACAACACAGTCACTCTTGTTTATATATGGTTTCAGGCTTATGCATTAGCTGACCACATCAATGGTACATAAGTACAAGTTGCGAGGACGCACTGCAAACAGTTTGCCTAAAAGTAATACAAATTCATATATTTGATTGCAGTTCTGGCACCTGGCACCGCCACTGGCTGCAAACTTGTACTccctgcgacacttattttgggacggagggaatattaGTTTTACTTACTTGGTTTCTTTGAAGTGGAGGCCTTGTGAGTAGACCGAACCAGCTGCGATAGtggcatgctagtatcgtcagaatCACTCAAAATGCAGTGCTCTTGTCCGTGTTGACTCACAATGTTATCAAACTGTTTGCGCATATTGATACCCTTTTTATTGGCAAAGAAACATGAAACCTTCTCGCAGCCGCTCGCGTCAAAGATGAGTACATCAAAGGAACAATTGCCACTGCATTTGAAGAGCAGGAGCTCGTTCTCCTGCAGTTCGTGAGCCATGGCAAATTCCTCCCATCCTGGCATGAAGAACCGCTTATCGGCAATCTTTTCGACACCAACGCGCCATTCCTCACCGCTTGGTGCTTTGAGGGTGAATCCTCCATTGGCGATCTTCCCGATGAAATTGTTGGCAATCTTCTCCGGTATGCTCTGAGATGAACACATTAAACAGGCATCTCATATAATTAGTTTACCTCAAGTGGGAGTTCATGATAATAATGCAGTAAAAACTCCATTTAGACGACAGGAGAGGAAACTAACTAATGCAACAAACCAATCGATGACAGAAAGGGAAAAAATGTTCTTGAAAAAAAGTTACTACGTGTACATCCATGGTGCCGCTTCATACTTACAATGCGCTGCTGAAAATCTCCTGTCATGAGCTTGAAGAAGCTGATCTTGCTCACATCCTCCATGTGCTCCCAGTAGTAGTGCTCCTGCCACTCCCTGCACCTCCCACACCTTCCCTTCTCATCCACCATCATCTCACCTGCTACCACCATTGCAGACATGCATGAAGCTTCGTCAGTTGCCAAAACCCCAAATCCACATGAAGCTTCGTCAGTTGCCAAGGCCCCAAATCCATGGATGCAGTGCAAGGAAAGCAGAGTATGTGCGTACATGCAGGATGCAGCTGACCTGAGGAAGGAGGAGAAGAGGAGATGAGTTCTTGGCTTCTCCGACGAGGCTGTTGTAACTTTCCTCCTTGATGTTAACGAGAAGAGGCTGCTTCGATGAGGGTGGGAGCCTGGGAGGGGTGGTTACGAGTGAGTGAAGTTTGACAGGTGTTACCACCGGGCGAGGGTAAATTGGCAGAccttgacactgacatgtggggtcaTGGTGGGACACGTGTT
It encodes:
- the LOC119297017 gene encoding B3 domain-containing protein Os12g0592300-like isoform X2, whose amino-acid sequence is MVDGKGRCGRCREWQEHYYWEHMEDVSKISFFKFMTGDFQQRISIPEKIANNFIGKITNGGFTLKAPSGEEWRVGVEKIADELFFMPGWVEFARAHELQENDLLFFKCSGNGSFDVLIFDAGGCEKVSCFFASKKGTNMRKQFDNIVCQHGEEHCILSDSNDTSMPLSQLVRSTHKASTSKKPRKETESPKNNNYFLKNEAVEEEEESDDHHTESDYYYYSRFANCLSEDDREEIFGLASIQLGNPVYVAVLQKTHVRRTNNFLIVPSKFAADHLEGRSHEMLLLRPNRKEKWYLKYYHGSVTRGFNCRRWSKFVRDNRLREGYVCVFELMKGARKATMTVHVLRKVDDKFVLLG
- the LOC119297017 gene encoding B3 domain-containing protein Os12g0592300-like isoform X1, which gives rise to MYAHTLLSLHRIHGFGALATDEASCTSAMVVAGELMVDGKGRCGRCREWQEHYYWEHMEDVSKISFFKFMTGDFQQRISIPEKIANNFIGKITNGGFTLKAPSGEEWRVGVEKIADELFFMPGWVEFARAHELQENDLLFFKCSGNGSFDVLIFDAGGCEKVSCFFASKKGTNMRKQFDNIVCQHGEEHCILSDSNDTSMPLSQLVRSTHKASTSKKPRKETESPKNNNYFLKNEAVEEEEESDDHHTESDYYYYSRFANCLSEDDREEIFGLASIQLGNPVYVAVLQKTHVRRTNNFLIVPSKFAADHLEGRSHEMLLLRPNRKEKWYLKYYHGSVTRGFNCRRWSKFVRDNRLREGYVCVFELMKGARKATMTVHVLRKVDDKFVLLG
- the LOC119297018 gene encoding B3 domain-containing protein Os12g0592300-like, giving the protein MSAMVVAGEMMVDEKGRCGRCREWQEHYYWEHMEDVSKISFFKLMTGDFQQRISIPEKIANNFIGKIANGGFTLKAPSGEEWRVGVEKIADKRFFMPGWEEFAMAHELQENELLLFKCSGNCSFDVLIFDASGCEKVSCFFANKKGINMRKQFDNIVSQHGQEHCILSDSDDTSMPLSQLVRSTHKASTSKKPMRPRNLYLCTIDVNGSPNSSNYYLKNEVEQEEESDDDHTESNNYYYSRIANCLSEDEREEIFRQISIHKFAADHLQGRSYEMLLLRPNRKEKWCLKYYHSRVTRGFNSRRWNKFVRDNMLREGYVCIFELMKGARKATMTVHVLRKVDDKFVLLG